In the genome of Terriglobia bacterium, the window CGGAAGCCACCGCCTGTTCGGACCATTGACTGCGGGGCAGATATTCTGGGCATCAGCGGCTATTGGTGACTGGATGCAGCGGAAATTCCGGCCGGCGACGGGAGTCCGCCAGACCTCTACACAAGATTTCCAGCCAGTCCCAAATCCGAGAATATTCCGAATTCTTGACTAGCCGCCTTCGCTGCGCGCCGAAGTTGCCTGTCCACGACGGTAATATCGCGCCGGTTGGCTCCGAGATTCAGCCGCGCGCAGTGTCCGGTTCAGTGGATGGGAACGATTCGGACGCTGTGGTCATAACCGGTTGCGGATGCAGTCATGGTCATTTCCAATCGCAACTCACGGCGAGGGCGATATATCAGCGCCGGTCGGAAGCAGACCAGGCAACGATGTCCACGGCGGCGCACGCTGGGATAGACCAGGCCATTCGCTCGCTGCTCGATCAGGAGTTCCCGCGCGAAAGATTGTGATTTCCTGTAACAGGCGGGCACCGGCTCTGGTTGCAGATACTCGGAGTAACGCCGGGCAGGTCGAAACACGTGGAAGTCGCTGTCGAAGTCGGCAAGCCAATCGTCGTAGGTCGAGGTCTCCTGATCGGGGCGCTGATGCGGAAGCTCGGGGACAACGATCTCGGCCAGGCGCCGCTTCTTGTGATAGCTGACCTCGGCCACGGAAGTCTCAAGTTCGTCGGCGGCATACCAGCCGCCGCGCGTGGCATCGCTGAAGCGGGCTCCGTATTCGTGGGTATGGGTGAAGGCCGCGTTCACGATCTGAGCGTTGGGAATTCCGTAGACCAGCTCATAGGGACCGATCCCTGCCAGCCCGTGCTGCTCGCCCTGGATGCGGTCATTGGTCGCTCCATCGAGCAGAACGAGTTGCTCGAGCATACGGTCATCGTCGGCCACCTCTGCGAGCACGGTTTCCCGCTCACTATAGAGCGCAGGGATGAGGCGATGTTGCGCTTGGAAGGAGAAGTGTCGACGCGAGGGGATCATTGCCCGCCACGCCAGCTGTCGAGGATGCGCCGGACCGCCACCATGCCCGGCTGTCCATGTCGGATCATGAACTCGACCGGTGGTTGCCCGGCAAACAGGGGACCACGATTTCCCAATGTCACCCAGCGATCCGCCCAGGGATCGCCGAAGTAGATGTGCAGCGCTTTGTAGATACCAAGGATCAAGGAGACGCGGACCAGCGTGTCCTGGTTAAGCTTGGTACGCTTGGGATGGGACTTCCAGGCATGGAAGGTCGAGGAAGCAATGCCGCCCAGCAGGGCGCGTGCCTGCGATTCCGACAAATTCCAGCGCCCGGCGATGTTGAGAAAGCCTCGGATGGCTGAGGCACTGAGGCGTTCGCGTTCGGTGGCATCGCCTAGATCAGCAGCGCGATCGAAGCCGTAGCCGGCGACCGCCGGTAGATAGGGAAAAGCGTTCATTAACACGCCTCGAAATCGATAATAATTATCCTCGATTTCGAGATCAGGTGTCAACCGCCTCCATCGTGCGAGAATTCAGCCGCGAAGTGCGTTCCCCTTCGGTTGTGCAACCTGGTTGCACAAATCGGGTGCTTGCCCCGCACCCGTTAGAAACTGAGGCGCGGCCAATCTCTCGGGGGAAGGGTCCACGCGCGCATGGGTTCGGAAGCACACTAATAAAACTACGGCCGGGTACCAAATTTTGGCTACATTTCGCAGTATTTTTTTCAATCGAGGACGAAGTCCCATATCGTGCACCGTGGCCGTTACTCCTCCTCATCGAAAAACGCATTGATCTCCTGGGTAAGCAGGTCGGAAAACAGCAGCATCGGGCAGCTCTTCTGACTGCACTGGCTGTTCCGCCAAACCATTTCGGTTACTTGGGCGGGCGTGATGAGGATTCTCGGTTGTGGTTGAGCATCGGGATCGAAGGCGCCGCAAAAGTCGAGAAGCAGTTCGGCGAGCTTCCGTTTCCCGTCCGGCTGCAGATCCGGTCTCAGGATACCGGCACAGGCCCAGGTCGCATTGACGCGCTCCTCAATCTTCTGCAGCTCTAATTTTCTTTTCGCGGCGAGCTGCTCAGCCTTCGCACGGCGACTTCGTCTTGACATGATTTGGTCCGGTTATGCTCGGCTTTCCTGAAGTGTTCATCGACGGCGTTGCAAGACTTCGAAGTCAACGACAATGGGGTCCCGCTCTACTCCGCCCGAGCTCTCATCAAGTAGTGCAGCGTTGATGTGGTACGTCTTGCCTCGCTTGCGGGTGCCGTAACCCGCGTGCACATGGCCGCAGATATGCAGGATCGGTTGTACTCGTTTGAGAGCCTCTAGTAGCTCTCGGTCTCCTTCACGTTCCTCAGAGCCTGGAGGTCCGTCGAGAATTCCATAGGCAGGGCCATGCGAAATCAGGATTTCTATATCTGTGGGAATCTGCGCCCATCGCTTCTTGCGGTCTTCAGGGTTGGACATCCCGAAGGCTCCGCCGTAGAGTGGCGTCCCTGGAGAGCCCCAGATCTTGACCCCTTCGATCTCGACCCCCGCATCAATAAGCAGGATCGCGTTGCTGATGGCACCTCGGTTGCGAAGGTCTTCCAGCAAGTATTCGTGATTTCCCGGAACGACCACCTTGTACCGATGAGGCAATTCCCCGAGCCACCGATTGAAATCATGCAACATCGAGGGGCGCTTGGAGAAGAATGTGAAATCGCCAGCGTGGATCAGCATGTCGCCATTTGGAACAACCAGTTCCCGATGCAGTTCGTGCGTATCGCTCATGCAGACGATGCGCATTAGCTACTACCTCGCAGAGTGGCACAACGATAGTGGGCGTCTTTCTGTGGGGTGATGTTTTTGGGCAAGTGGAAGGTTCCAATGATGGCCTTCGGAGCAGCAGGATTCGCGATAATGCAGGAATCGGCGAATAGGAAGAATGTCGCATGCCTTTTGTCATAGCCGACTCGCCCGCGGGGTGGTTCATCATACTCAACATCAGCGGGAATCGTGCGGCGCCGTTGCAGCATTGACCGGAAGTCGATGTGTCCGGTCGCGTGGGTCAGCGCATCCCCGTAAGGCTCCGCTTTGGACAGCGGGGTCGAGTCGGTGATGAGCCTTCTGCCGTAAAGCCAGAAAATGCCAACGCGGGGCTCTACTTCAGGCTTTTCGTGCTTTTTCGGCATCGTTTTGTAACACGGGTGGTCAGGACCCGCTTCATATGCTTTTTTAGCCCTTGGGGCGCATCGGGACAGTTGTACGCGAAGTGCTCTGCCACAACCTCCCGGGTATACCTCTCGTAACCATGGCCGCACCAAAGGCAGAACCCCACGTAGTTCTTGGAATCGCTCGCGATTTCCTTGAGCGCCTCAGGGAGTTTAGCTGGGAACTGAATCTCAACCGCTCCGGCTTCTTTGACCGCCTCTAACTCAGCCGGGCTAATTCCGTTTTCGTGTTTGGGACAGGCGCGAAGTTCGATTGGGCAGTCGCTGTGGTCGCCTACGTCACAAGGGAGGTCACAAAAGCACATGCATTTGGGATTGCTGCATTCGTAATGATGACCGCCGATACCGCACAAGTGTTTATGAGCCATAGTCGTCTCAGAAATGGGGCACGGTTGTCTCGTGCCCCGGAGAGTGATTGTTTGAGCTATTTGCGACGAATGAGCAAACCGCTATCAGCGTGATTGCTAGAAACGATGCGGCTCGCGGAATCGCGGGTCTCGTTGAAATGGGTGGTTGTGCGACCAAGCAGGTGCCCGCTGTTGTCACGCACCACGGCACCGCGACCAGAATCGAAGCCGGTGGTGAGTCTACCGACGACCTGGCGTTGGAAATCGCGAATGTAGTGAGTCTTGAGTGGCAACTGATCCTCCTTCCACACCCTTAACCTACGGCGATACGCGAGAAAATGGCTACAGTTGAGGAGCGCTGTATTCAAAATTTCCTCGGCAGCCGTAGATTTCTGAATGGCTCGCCTTTATTGCGTAGATCTCGGGTTTCGTGAAGCCCCCAACCTCGTCCGGATGGCCACAAGCATCTTTGTTGCGGCAGAGAATGCTGCGGCGGCGATCCAGTACGTTGAGGATAGATTCTCAGCAGTCCTCCTCCGGGCATCCATCCAGCGTGTGGTGGAGGCCGAAGGTCTGATCATGAACTGGACCTCCGGTGAGCTCGAATTGGTTCGCGATTCGGAACAGACGCAGTTTGAGGGTAATCCAAACACTCAGCCGTGGGATTAGCTACGCTCGGTCGCTCACACCCAAATGCTGCCGAATACTGGCAATCAGCAAGGGGTGTGGCCGGACTTCGCCACGGAGGTGTCTCAGGAAGAGCAGGGAATCGGCGAAGCTCAGGTAGCCGACGCGGTCGAGATAGGCGGCAACCACGGCCGGGGCACGGGACACGCCGGTTTGGCAGTGCACAAGAACTCGTCCGGTGGCAATGTGGGTTTCGATTGCTCCCAGCAAAGAGAGGAGTTGCACACCCGGAACCGGGATGCCATGCACCAGAGGCAGGTGCACGTAGCGAATCTCGGGGTTGCGATGTTCGAGAGTGGCAGAGAGAGATCACGGTAGAGATATGCCAGGGGTTCTTGAGGGTGAGCATTTCCGCGTCCTCGCGGTCGCCCAGGTAAAGTCGGTCGAAAACACGGGTCATCGCTGTTGTCCCAGAGGTAGATTCGAGACCACCTTTTCTAAACTACCGGGAAAATCATTTTTTTGGATAGAAGGCTCCGACTGTAGCTGCTGTCGGACGAAGATGCGAAAAGAAAACTACTGCTCAGCAGCAAGACTGCAAGAAGTTTCAGGCGCATCTGACCCATTTCTGGCAAGACGTTTCTGAGGTGCGTGGTTTGTGATTCTAAGTGGGGGTGTCAGGAATTCGGCCGGTCAGAACATTGTCATATCGGCAACTGCGACACCAGAGCGTCAATGTCTTCCTTCGTGTTGTAGAAATGCGGGGCGATTCGCAGGCGCCCCAAACGAACGGAGACGATAATGTTCTTGGCCTCGAGTTGCTGATGGATGTTCTCTGAGGGACGAGCCGGATTGTCACAGATTACGATGGCGGACGTTTCGCCGGGTTCGGACGGGCTATGAACGGTGTAGCCACGCTCTGCAAGAGCTTCCCGGAGATAGGCGACAAGGTACAAGAGATATTCTTCGATCTGCGGTGGTCCCACCTCGAGGAACATCGCCAGAGTGCGGCCCACTCCGCAGATGCCGACCTCATTCATCGTGCCGCACTCGAGGGGTAGCGCTCCTTCGCGAAACTCAAGTCTTTCATGCACCGCGTAGTCCCGGAAATTCTGTACCGAGGTCCATCCTATGACAGTCGGTTCAACTCTTTGCCGGGCGCGGTCGGACAGATAGAGGAGGGAAATGCCTTTAGGTCCGAGCAGAAATTTGTGTGTGCCCGCGGCGAGCGCATCCACGAAATCGCGCTCCACGTCGAGTTGGAATGCACCGAGACCTTGGACGGCATCAACCACAAACAGAATGTCGCGTTCACGACAGAATCGTCCGATCCGCTGGAGATCGAATCGCTGACCAGTCCCAAATTGAACCCAACTGAGCGTCAGGACACGTGTTCTGTTGTTGACAAGGGAGAGAAGTCCATCGACTTCAATTCGTCCACCAGTCTCAGGCTGGAGGCGCAGTTCAACTCCGTATGCGGAAGCAAGTCGTGACCACGGATAGACGTTGGCGGGAAATTCGATGGCCGCCGAGACTACGTTATCGCCAGGTCGCCATGAGATTCCATTGGCGATCGCGGAGAGAGCCTCGGAGGTGTTGCGAAGGAATGCAACCTGCTCCGGCCGGGCATTAATCAGTCGGGCTGCCGCTGCGCGGGTTGCCGCGGTCGTCTGTTCCCACTGCTCAAAATTCCGGCCGCCGTGCTTCGCCACCCCATCCAGCATCTGTTGCATCGCTTGCATGGTGGGAAGTGGCAGCGGTGCAACGCTGGCATGGTTAAGATACGTATAGCGCTGGGTGATTGGGAAAAGGCTGCGATACTGATATGGAAAGTCTCTCGGTAAAACGGGGTTAGCTGCTGCTGCCGCAGATTCTGCCACGTCGATGAATTGTCTGACCTTTTCCTGGTCCCGCGCCAAGTCGAGCTCCGTGGCACCGTACGGCGGATCACGTCTCCGTCAGTGGTAAGGCCGCGATGTGCCGCGACGGTTATTGTCGAGCAAGCTCCGCAGGTTTCATGAGCCTGCATTCGGTAAATGCAACGAATGTTGCACAACGGAATCTATACAGACATCGATGATGTGTCAAGGGTTTCTATGTTGGAGGCAAGAAAATTCGATGTCCTCAGCGATCGTCCCCTAGCAGCAGTTGACAGCGGTTGCGGAAGTTCGCGCAGTCCGGTAACCTTCAGCGCACATCCTAACGGTTGTAACATCCAACAGTTGTTTCACTACGAGACCTTGAGGGCCTGAAGATGGGATCAGGACGCGGCTATTCGGCAATGGCAGTAAAGCAGAAAGGGAGCCGTCCGGACTTGATCCGAGGGCTGGGTGTTTCCGCTGCTGCCGCTATTGTCATGGGAACGATGATCGGCACCGGCATCTTTCTCAAACCCAGCGAAATGGCCAACCAGGCTGGCGTGATCGGGATCGTTTTCGCCGCCTGGATTGTCGGCGGCATCCTGTCGCTCTTCGGCGGCCTTTGCTACGCGGAACTCGGGGCGTCAATTCCTGAAGCTGGTGGGGAATACAGTTACCTACGCAGAGGCTTCGGCCCGGTCTGGGGATTTCTTTTCGGATGGATGCACTCGGTCGTCGCACGGCCAGCTTCGGTTGCAGCCATTGCAGCAGGACTGGCTCGGTTTTGTGCGTTCCTGTTTCCCGTCCTGGCAACACCACTCTATGTAATTCATGGCCAGATGCCGTTTCTCAATCAGCCAATTCAGTTCGCATTTACATGGATGCAGCCGCTTTCTGTGGTGTCCCTGATTGTGATCTCGTATGTAAACTACCTCGGGATCCGCGCGGGTGGCCGCTTACAGGTGGCGCTCACGATTGTGAAAGTGCTCTCACTGCTCGTGATCATCGTGGGAGGGCTAATGTTCCTGCACCGCGGTGAGCATATGACCCACGTAGAAATCGGGCGGCTCTGGCCGGCAAACCTGGGATGGAAGGAGATTGGGGGCTTCTTCGGTGCTCTGGCGGCCGCTGTATGGGCCTACGACGGCTGGAATGATCTGAACCTCGTCGGCTCCGAGGTTGAGGATCCGGGACGAACTTTTCCGAGAGTGATCGTGACCGGGATGCTGATGGTCATTGTGTTGTTCCTGCTTTTCAATTACGTGTGTTTTACCGCCCTGCCGTTCAGCAGTATTCAAACTTCGCGAGATGTAGCTTCGGATGTCTTTTCGAGTTTCGCAGGCAAAGCGGCAGGACTCTGGATCACCGTCATCATGGCTATTTCCGCGCTGGGCACGCTCAATTCTTCGGCTTTGAGCGGCGCCCGAGTGGACTACGCCATGGCGCGGGACGGCTTGTTTTTCCGGTTCGCAGGCGCCGTGCACCCGAAGTATCGATCACCTGGAAACGCCCTCATTTTCCAGTGCTGCATGGCGAGCCTGATGGCTCTTTCCGGGACCTTCGAAGACCTTACATCGCTGGTGATGTTTGGCAGTTGGATTTTCTACGGCTTTGCGGTTGCAGCCATGATCCGGATGCGAATTACGGAGCCCGACCTGCCGCGGCCTTTCCGTACCTGGGGCTACCCGCTCGTGCCCGTATTGTTCATTGCGGGGGCGTTTGCCCTTGCGGTGAGTATGTGGCTCAACCGCCCGATTCGTTCTTCGATCGGATTGGTGCTGATCCTCTGTGGGCTGTTTTTCTACCGCTCGTGGCGAACGCGCGCAGCGCAGGGTTCGGCAGAGTTCTCTAAGTAGAAATCCCAATATGAGCTGTTGACAGCGGTTACGAGAGGGTGGTACCGTCCGTCGCGAGCGTGAAACATATGTTGCAGTTATGATAAAGTTCGTGAACAGCGCCCAGCCAGGAAGGTGATCCATGACCGTTACAGCCACAGCCAAAAAGGTAGCGCTCTCACAGCGAGCGGCGCGACTGGTGCCAACCATGCCTCCCCCAGAACCTGCCGACGTGATTTCGTTGGGTTCCGGACATGGCTTCCCCGGAGTTTTCCCGGATCTCACAGAGATGGCGACGGTTGCACTGTCGCAGTATCGTCCGGAAACGTTGCAGTACGGGCCGACGCTGGGCTTACCGGACATGCGGGAATGGATCGCCGGCTATATGAGGGAGAACGGGGTTGAGACCTCGGCCGACAACGTGCTCGTAGTTAACGGCGCAAAGCATGGCCTGGATTTGATTTCGCGCCTTTTGCTTGACGAGGGAGATACCGTCATCGTCACCGCGCCCACCTACTTCACTTGTATTCCGATCTTCAAGACATTTGGTGTGAAGTTCATCGAGGTGTCACAGGACGAGCACGGACTCGTGGTGGACGAACTGGAAGAGACGTTGCAGCGACGCGAACGCGAGGGACTTCCAACTCCGAAGCTGATCTACAACGTCCCGGATTATCACAACCCGGCAGGCGTTACGATGCCGCGGGATCGGCGCGAAAGATTGGTCAGGATTGCCGAGGCGCATGGGATGTACGTGGTTGAGGACAGCCCTTATCGCCGGGTGCGATTTGAAGGGGAGCAGGAGCCAATGGTAAAGGCGTTCGACCGCGGCGACACGGTCTTCGTGCTGGGCACATTTTCGAAATTGGTAGCTCCCGGGATGCGTGTCGGCTGGATTGTCACGTCGCCGGAAATGGTTGCTCGCTTGGCGCAATTGAAATCGGATCTTGGGTCGTGTCCGCTGACACAACGAATCATCCTCGAATTCTGTCGTGCTGGGCTTCTGGAGAAGCACACGAAGCGGGTCCAGGACACGTATCGCAGGCATCGCGACACGATGATTGCGGCATTACGAAAAGAACTGCCCGAGGCATCTTTCGTGGTGCCTCATGGCGGCTACTATCTCTGGCTGACATTGCCGAAACACATTGACGCGGACAAATTGACGGAACGCGCAATGGCCGAGAAGGTGGGAATCATTCCGGGAAGCAAGTTTTACGCCGGCAATGGTCCGAAGGGGCTGGGCGCCCCGAAAAATAACATTCGGCTCTGCTATAGCCATGCCGATCCCCACGAGATCGAAGAAGCTATCCACAGACTCGCGCGAGCCGTGAGATCCATGAGCGCCTGATAGATGCTCGGAAATAAATGCTGAGGAGGTGGACGTGGCTTCCGTCCTGAGGATCGGTCCCGTTGTAGCGGAGCGAGGCCAGGTTGCGCGAGGATTTCTGCCGGTTGGCGAGACGATTACCGGGCCGGTTCAGTTGCCGGTCATCGTCATCCATGGTGCGGAGCGAGGGCCGGTACTTTGCCTCACCGCCGGGGTGCACGCGACGGAGTACGCTTCGATCGACGCAGTGATGCGGCTCATCAACGAGCTGCGGCCCGAGTCATTGCGGGGCTCGGTGGTTGCGGTGCCGATTGTGAACATGCACATGTTCAGCTCCCGTTCACCGTTTGTTTCACCTCTGGATGGCGTCAACCTGAACAAGATAGCTCCCGGCGGCAAGGGCTCGATCTCCGAAATGCTCGCGCAGAGCCTTTTCGAAGAAGTGATCACAAAATCGGAATACCACATCGATCTTCATGCCGGCGACTTTGGCGAGATGTTGCTGGAATTCGCCGGATATAGTCTGACTGGAAACGGCGAATTGGATCGAAAAGGAGAAGCCCTGGCTCGAGTGTTCACTCCCCGGGTGTTCTGCCTGGCGCCGAAGGGTAGCACTCTGCCACCCTCGCCCGGCTTCGTGGCCAACGCAGCGGCAAATAAGGGAATTGTTTCCATCCTCGCGGAAGCTGGCGGAAACGGAACTCTGGAAGAGCTCGATGTTCAGATTCACGTCCGGGGAGTTCGCAACGTACTTCGGTTTCTCAAGATGATGGATGGCGACCCGGAAATTCCGGGCCCGCAAGTGCAGGCGACCGACTGGCACAACACCAGAACTAGTTGTTCGGGACTGATGCATTTGAAAGTTTCTGTAGGCGACGAGGTACGGGCGGGACAGGAGATAGCCGAAATACGGGACGTATTTGGTCAAACTGTCGAGACGGTTCGAGCCGCAAAGGGCGGCCTGGTAATGCTGGCTTGGGCTCATAAGGCGGTCAAATCGGGGGATCCGGTGGTTCGGTGCTGGTCCACAAGACCGGCGTTGCCATTCGCGGAGACGGACCGTTTCATCTCTCGTGCTAGGTGAAAAAGGTATGTAGCGATACAATTTCGCTTTCCGAAAGGTCCTCTGTGACAGTGCACGTAGATCGCAATACTCTTCCCAATGGTACATGGGCGCTTCTGCGGAACCTCACACCGCGAAGGCGCGAAATCATCCGACCGGTTCTGGAGAGTCCCAGTACATATGTTCTGCTCGGGCTTCGCGGTGTTTCACGAAAGCTGAAAAGTGACCCGGCAACCGTATTGCGCACGGTGCAGGCCATGGGGTTCAAGCGCTACCGCGACTTCCAGCAGTACCTTCACGAGTACACGATTGCATTCAGCACCTCGCTCGAAGCTCTCGAGAAGGGATCAGAGCGCGCCAAGGGGACGGAAGGACTGATCCAGGCCTCAATCAAGCGGGACATGGACAACTTGAAGCAACTGCAGAACACGCTAGATCCGGGCCGGGTAATTGCGGTCGCCCAAAAGGTTTATGAGGCCAGGAGAATTCTCCTGATTGGCGGCGACATGGTAACCGCCCTCGTCACCTACCTGGACTACAACCTTGCGATGTTGGGGTTGAACGTAGTGCGTGCGGTATTGCCGGGAGAAATCAATCACCGGGTTCGCACAATCGGCAAGCAGGATGTGGTGATCGGGATCTCCTTCGGGCGCGGATTGCGACAGACGGTCGAAGGTTTGAAAGAAGCGCGAGAGAACGGCGCCTATTGCGTGGCCGTGAGCGATACATTCATCTCACCTGTCGCAAAACACGCGGACCAGTTTTTTCTCACGCCAACGGAAAAGCTCTCATTCGCAGATTCCTACGTTGCCTGCATGGCGCTGTTCAATGTACTGCTGATTGCATGCGCAAACGTGGAACGTCGTAGCACGATGGCCCTGCTGAAGAAGGTCGCACAGGAGCAGCGGTCGGGATATCGCTGGTATTTCGAGGAGCCTCACACGCCGTCGCACAACAACGACTAAGATGTGTGCAGGCTTTTCGAAGCAGATGTTTCAAGGAAAATCAACCCAGCCTTCTCTGCCTTGACATGATCTCGTTGGGGTTATACTCTGCCACGGTCCCCCTGAAAGCAACAATTGTTTCATTTGCCGGAAACCTAGGGCCGGGGGGACTGGGAGAGAAACAGAGATGGCTTTCGCCCGACTTCGTTCTGCAGTGCTACCCACAATTGTTGGCTATCTTTTCCTGTGCGCGGCGGCGATGGCCCAGGGGCCGCGGTTCGAAGTCTCATTCCCGGCATCGTTACAGGCACAACCGATTACGGGCCGCTTGATTGTCGTTCTTGCAAGAAGAGACAGCCCTGAGCCCCGGTTGACCATCTCGGAGCTTGGCCCGCCAATTTATGGAATTGACGTGGATCAGTTGCAGCCCGGAAGTCCGGCGGTTGTAGATTCACGAGCCTTGGGCTTCCCCTTGAAAATGTCAGAACTGCCTGCGGGAGATTACTACGCGCAGGCGGTCATGAATGTTTACACCGAGTGCCATCGCACGGACGGGCACAGCGTGTGGGTTTACATGAATGACGGGCTTGGAATGCACCTGCTGAATACCGCACCGGGGAATCTTTACAGCGAACCCGTGAAGGTGCACGTCGATCCGGCAGCACCTTCGACAGTCAAGCTTGAACTCTCGAAGGTGATTCCGCCCGACCCGGAACCGCAGGACACGGCGTGGTTGAAGCACGTGAAGATCAAGAGCGAGTTGCTCACCAGGTTCTGGGGCCACCCGGTATTCATAGGGGCGACGGTTTTGTTGCCTAAAGGATACGACGAGCATCCGCACGCTCATTATCCGGTCGTATATGTGCATGAGCACGGCATTCCATTTCAATTCACGACGGACGCGAGCCATGAAGAGCAGGAGAAGCGAGGAGCACGCGCCGCGAATGTAGAGACCGGTTACGAGTTCTACCAGTCGTGGGACTCGGATAAATTCCCAAGGTTCATCGCGGTGACCTTTCACCAGCCGACGCCATTTTTCCCCTCCTCCTATTCAATCAACTCTGCAAATGATGGCCCGTACGGAGATGCGCTGACGAAGGAGATGATTCCGTACCTGCAACAGCACTTCCGAATCATCGATCAACCGTATGCACGGCTGGTGGAAGGCGCTTCGACCGGTGGATGGGAGACGCTTGCATTACAACTCCATTATCCCGATTTCTTTGGTGGAGCATGGGTCTTCAATCCCGATCCCATCGATTTTCAGAACTGGCAGCTGATCAATATCTACAAGGATGACAATGCGTTCGAAGTTCCGGGCTTCCCGGAGTTTCATTCGTCCGAGCGTCCGTTCCGTCGCTCGACTGAAGGGCAGGTTATCTACACGCAAAGAAAGATGAGCCTCTTCGAAGCGGTCATGGGATCGCACGGCCGATCAGGAGATCAGATAGACGCGTGGGAGGCAATCTACGGACCGGTCGGTCAGGATGGTTATCCCGTTCCGCTGTGGGATCCGCTCACTGGAAAGATCGATCACAACGTTGCGCTCTACATGCGGGATCACGGTTACGACCTGCGGTACTACGCGGCGGCAAACTGGCCGACGCTGGGTCCGAAGATCGTGGGCAAGCTGCATTTCTTCTCCGGCGACATGGATAACTTCTATCTGAACCTGGCGGTCTACCGTTTCCAGGAATTTCTGGAAGGCACAAAAGACCCGCATTACGAGGGTGAATTTTCGTTTGGCCGTCCACTGAAAGGCCACAACTGGCACAGGACGACGTGGGCTGAACTGGTGCGCGAGATGGCGGATTACGTTCGCAAGAACACGCCAGCCGGGCAGAACGTCGCAGAGTGGAATTACTGAGAATTAAGGACGGGGATCATGAGGATCATACGCGTTATTGGGACCTTATTGTGCGCCAGCCTGCTCGCGACGCCAGTTTTAGCCCAGCAAAAGAAGGCGTCGTCGATGGCCGAAGAGTGGACGATTCCCGTAGTGGCGAAGACGATGAAGAACGGATTGACGGTAATCGTTTCTGAAGATCACTCGGCGCATACCTTCGGCATGAACATCATCTACCGGATCGGCTATCGCCTCGAACCATCGGAACGCAGCGGATTCGCACATCTTTTCGAGCACATGATGTTCGAGGGAACGCCTGATGCGAAGAAAGGTGTGATGAGCGAAGTAGTGCGTGGCGGCGGCGGTTGGTACAACGCCGATACACGCGCCGACTATACCGAGTACATAGATTCGGCACCGATCTCGGCGCTCGACCCGGTTCTCTGGTGTGAAGCCGACAGGATGAAGACTCTTGATTTCAACCCTGTCACGCTGGACAACCAGCGGAAGGTGGTCGAGGAAGAACTCAGGGGAAGCGTTCTCAACCGTCCCTACCAACTTTTCTACGTGATCGATTTACCGGATAAGGCATTCGACAATTTTGCCAACACTCACAACCCCTTTGGAAATTTCCAGACCCTCGACGCGGCTACTGTGGATGACGTGAAGTCCTTTTACGAACATTTTTACGCGCCGAACAACGCCATCATGGTCATCGTTGGCGATGTCACGCCGGATGAGGTGTTCGCGAAGGTGGAGAAGTATTTCGGACGGATCGCGCCCCGCAAGGTCCCTCCGCCACCCGACGTTTCGGAGTCTCCCCAGAAGACGGAAAGACGG includes:
- a CDS encoding RES family NAD+ phosphorylase → MIPSRRHFSFQAQHRLIPALYSERETVLAEVADDDRMLEQLVLLDGATNDRIQGEQHGLAGIGPYELVYGIPNAQIVNAAFTHTHEYGARFSDATRGGWYAADELETSVAEVSYHKKRRLAEIVVPELPHQRPDQETSTYDDWLADFDSDFHVFRPARRYSEYLQPEPVPACYRKSQSFARELLIEQRANGLVYPSVRRRGHRCLVCFRPALIYRPRRELRLEMTMTASATGYDHSVRIVPIH
- a CDS encoding MbcA/ParS/Xre antitoxin family protein, which encodes MTPDLEIEDNYYRFRGVLMNAFPYLPAVAGYGFDRAADLGDATERERLSASAIRGFLNIAGRWNLSESQARALLGGIASSTFHAWKSHPKRTKLNQDTLVRVSLILGIYKALHIYFGDPWADRWVTLGNRGPLFAGQPPVEFMIRHGQPGMVAVRRILDSWRGGQ
- a CDS encoding metallophosphatase domain-containing protein, with the protein product MRIVCMSDTHELHRELVVPNGDMLIHAGDFTFFSKRPSMLHDFNRWLGELPHRYKVVVPGNHEYLLEDLRNRGAISNAILLIDAGVEIEGVKIWGSPGTPLYGGAFGMSNPEDRKKRWAQIPTDIEILISHGPAYGILDGPPGSEEREGDRELLEALKRVQPILHICGHVHAGYGTRKRGKTYHINAALLDESSGGVERDPIVVDFEVLQRRR
- a CDS encoding dual specificity protein phosphatase codes for the protein MHLPLVHGIPVPGVQLLSLLGAIETHIATGRVLVHCQTGVSRAPAVVAAYLDRVGYLSFADSLLFLRHLRGEVRPHPLLIASIRQHLGVSDRA
- a CDS encoding aminotransferase class V-fold PLP-dependent enzyme encodes the protein MARDQEKVRQFIDVAESAAAAANPVLPRDFPYQYRSLFPITQRYTYLNHASVAPLPLPTMQAMQQMLDGVAKHGGRNFEQWEQTTAATRAAAARLINARPEQVAFLRNTSEALSAIANGISWRPGDNVVSAAIEFPANVYPWSRLASAYGVELRLQPETGGRIEVDGLLSLVNNRTRVLTLSWVQFGTGQRFDLQRIGRFCRERDILFVVDAVQGLGAFQLDVERDFVDALAAGTHKFLLGPKGISLLYLSDRARQRVEPTVIGWTSVQNFRDYAVHERLEFREGALPLECGTMNEVGICGVGRTLAMFLEVGPPQIEEYLLYLVAYLREALAERGYTVHSPSEPGETSAIVICDNPARPSENIHQQLEAKNIIVSVRLGRLRIAPHFYNTKEDIDALVSQLPI
- a CDS encoding amino acid permease — its product is MGSGRGYSAMAVKQKGSRPDLIRGLGVSAAAAIVMGTMIGTGIFLKPSEMANQAGVIGIVFAAWIVGGILSLFGGLCYAELGASIPEAGGEYSYLRRGFGPVWGFLFGWMHSVVARPASVAAIAAGLARFCAFLFPVLATPLYVIHGQMPFLNQPIQFAFTWMQPLSVVSLIVISYVNYLGIRAGGRLQVALTIVKVLSLLVIIVGGLMFLHRGEHMTHVEIGRLWPANLGWKEIGGFFGALAAAVWAYDGWNDLNLVGSEVEDPGRTFPRVIVTGMLMVIVLFLLFNYVCFTALPFSSIQTSRDVASDVFSSFAGKAAGLWITVIMAISALGTLNSSALSGARVDYAMARDGLFFRFAGAVHPKYRSPGNALIFQCCMASLMALSGTFEDLTSLVMFGSWIFYGFAVAAMIRMRITEPDLPRPFRTWGYPLVPVLFIAGAFALAVSMWLNRPIRSSIGLVLILCGLFFYRSWRTRAAQGSAEFSK